A stretch of DNA from Vibrio rhizosphaerae:
AATTCATCCCTGTGGCTGAAAATAAAGGGCTCATCGTTGAGCTGGGTTATCAGGTGTTTGAAAAGGCGTGCCAGTTCATCAGTCACTATAATGTCAAAAATCACGCAAGCGCCCGGGTAAACGTCAATGTGTCGGTATTACAGTTATTGAACAGTAATTTTCCCGATGAAATGTTACGAATCACATTAGAATCAGGCCTGACCCCTGATTCGATCATTCTTGAATTGACTGAAACCGTCATTCTGGATGAGCATAAATATGCGCTGCAACAGATCAACCGGCTCAATGATCTGGGCTTTTTGCTGTCTCTGGATGATTTCGGGGCAGGTTTCAGCTCTATCCACAGCTTTTTTGATCTGCCATTTGCTCAAATCAAAATAGACCGATATTTCTCCATGAAGACCATGGAAAATCATAACTCTTGCCAGTTTTTGGAATTCTTAATCGAACTGTGCAGGAAAGAACATATCAGTGTCGTCATTGAAGGCATTGAAAACAGTGATATGTTACGTCAATTCCATGCAATGGGCGCTTCTCACCTGCAAGGTTACTGGTTTGCAAAACCATTATCGATTGCAGCCGCCATCAATTACAACCCATCGAACATGATGGGTCTGCCTGCCTCATCGAATGGCAGACGCCAACCCCTTCCATCGATATCCTAAAATAGCAAGAAGTAACCCCAACACAGACCATCCGATCGAACCACCGCCGCCACCGGAGCCACGACTCGCTGTGACACTATCAGGCTGAGATAAAATCCGCGTCTGATAATACGCCAGACGTTTTGCATCTGTTGCAATATAATTGGGAGCGGTACTGCCATTCAAAACACTGGTGATCCAACCGTTATAATCGGCAACCTCAGTAAAAACACCGGTCACCGAGCCAGCACCACAGATCGTCGGCCCGAAGCTGGTAATCCCGATTTGACGCAGTGTCCCACTGTCATCCCAGTAGATCGGGCCGCCGGAGTCGCCGGAACAAACGCCATTATTCATCGTGGGTGATGTCCCGCCGGAAAAACAAATTTGAGAATCATGTAACCCGGAATTTTTTGCAGCGCAGGTTGTTTGATCCACATAACTCATGGATGTTTTTAACAATTTATAGGTGGTGGTATTGGTGGTGGTATTACCATGCCCAATGGCGGTAAAACTCTCGGTATTGCTACGATAAGATTCATTCGTTGGAAGATTGACCGTGCCGCTCGTATTGAGCGGTGATGTCAGTTTAATGATCGCAATATCGTTTTTCCATAGGTCACTTTCCGAATCGCTGAATGAACTGAAATAGTAAAACTCAGCCGGTCTGACTGGGGTAATGTTGTAAATCCAGTCCGTTTCATCACTAGTCTGCCCGACGGTCATAAACAGCATGAACTCTTCATTGATACTGCCGCCGCTGAAAATACAGTGTGCGGCCGTCAATACATACTGATTAGTCAGCAGGGTGCCACCACAGAAACTATGCCCGCCATACATCCCATCATACGCAGTCCGGTCATAAAACAGACTGACAAAGTCAGGGTAAGAGGCCACCGATGTTTCCGTGCCGTTGACAATATAAGGAGAGATATCACTCGAAAAGACAGGTGAAGAGATTAAACTACAACAGCATAGAACTGTGCGCATCCACTTTGAAAACATTATAATATTTCACCATTAACAAAAGTATGATTTATCATAACGACATCAAAAAAAAAGGAAAATACTTTCTGTATTTTCCTTTCCAATCTGATGTACTGATATCATTTGCCACGATAATAACGCTGCGGAACAAACGGCATTTTAGTCACCGTCATCGGCAGCATCTTACCGCGCACATCAGCGAAAACCGCCGTGCCGAGAGCCGCATACTCACTGGCGATATATCCCATCGAAACCGGCTGCCCCGCGGTTGGCCCGGACGTCCCACTGGTCACAATACCAATTTGCCGCTCGTGCTGATCAAATAACACGGTGCCTTCCCGAACCGGTGCTTTAGTCTGGCCGACCAGCCCGACGCGCTTACGCTGTGCGGATTGTTGTTCAATCTGTGCCAGAATCACTGCCGCCCCGGGAAATCCTCCGGCTCTGGCACCACCGGTCCGGCGCACCGGACTGATCGCCCACAGCAAACTAGCTTCTACCGGTGTTGTGGTTTCATCCAGATCATGGCCATACAAGCACAACCCACATTCCAATCGCAGCGAATCCCGCGCACCGAGGCCAATCAAAGCGACCTCATCGAATGTTAAAAGATGATGCGCCAGTCGCTCCGCCTGATCGGCCGGAACAGAAATTTCATAGCCATCTTCCCCGGTATAACCACTGCGACTGACAATACATTCAACGTCCAACAACGGCACACGGCGGATATCCATAAAATGCATCTCTGCCACTTCAGGTGCCAATTGCGATAATACACTGGCAGCCTTCGGACCTTGTAATGCCAGCAAAGCCCGATCCGCCATCTCTTCCAGCATCAGATGGGAAGGCAGATGCTGCTGCAAATGTGCGATATCTTGCTGTTTACAGGCAGCATTGATCACCACGAACAGACAATCGCCAAGATTAGCGATCATTAAATCATCAAGGATCCCGCCATTTTCGTTCGTCAAAAAGCCATAACGCTGTTTCCCAACCGGCAGATCAACCACATCGACAGGAACCAGTGATTCCAGCGCCAGTGCCGCGCCCTCACCCTTCAGGCAGATCTGCCCCATATGCGACACATCAAACAGACCGGCCGCATCACGGGTATGTAAATGCTCTTTCTTGACCCCTAAAGAATACTGAACCGGCATCTCATACCCGGCAAACGGTACCATCTTTGCGCCAAACGCTTGGTGTAAAGCATATAACGGCGTTCTCAAAAGCAACTGGTTTTCTTGTTCAGATGACATGTGGTTCTCCCTTTTCATACGTCCGATCGTCCGGCAAAGCAGACCTTATTTCTGATTTTATAAATGTGTTTCCTATAATAAACACCCTGAAACACACATCGATTGATTATTTCGCCGTCACCCATAAAATCAGTGCATCATCATCACTGACAGAAACGAGTGCATGTCCCATGCTGGCATCATAATAGACACTGTCACCGACACTCAGTGTGATCGGCTCATAAAACTCGGTATACAACATTACCGATCCTTCCAGCACCAGCAAAAACTCTTCTCCGTCATGGCGGACCCAATCACCGAATTCTTCAAACTGTCTGGCACGAACCCGGGTCTTAAACGGTGTCATTTTTTTACCGGACAACTGCGTCGCCAGCAGTTCATGTTCATAAGTTGATGTCGGATGCGGCTTGCCTCGTCCGGCTAACGTAATATCTCTTCGCCCTGTCGCAAGCACTCTCTTCGGCGGCTCAAATATCTGGGGCATCCCGATTTCCAAGCCATGCGCCAGTTT
This window harbors:
- a CDS encoding S1 family peptidase gives rise to the protein MFSKWMRTVLCCCSLISSPVFSSDISPYIVNGTETSVASYPDFVSLFYDRTAYDGMYGGHSFCGGTLLTNQYVLTAAHCIFSGGSINEEFMLFMTVGQTSDETDWIYNITPVRPAEFYYFSSFSDSESDLWKNDIAIIKLTSPLNTSGTVNLPTNESYRSNTESFTAIGHGNTTTNTTTYKLLKTSMSYVDQTTCAAKNSGLHDSQICFSGGTSPTMNNGVCSGDSGGPIYWDDSGTLRQIGITSFGPTICGAGSVTGVFTEVADYNGWITSVLNGSTAPNYIATDAKRLAYYQTRILSQPDSVTASRGSGGGGGSIGWSVLGLLLAILGYRWKGLASAIR
- the gcvT gene encoding glycine cleavage system aminomethyltransferase GcvT; protein product: MSSEQENQLLLRTPLYALHQAFGAKMVPFAGYEMPVQYSLGVKKEHLHTRDAAGLFDVSHMGQICLKGEGAALALESLVPVDVVDLPVGKQRYGFLTNENGGILDDLMIANLGDCLFVVINAACKQQDIAHLQQHLPSHLMLEEMADRALLALQGPKAASVLSQLAPEVAEMHFMDIRRVPLLDVECIVSRSGYTGEDGYEISVPADQAERLAHHLLTFDEVALIGLGARDSLRLECGLCLYGHDLDETTTPVEASLLWAISPVRRTGGARAGGFPGAAVILAQIEQQSAQRKRVGLVGQTKAPVREGTVLFDQHERQIGIVTSGTSGPTAGQPVSMGYIASEYAALGTAVFADVRGKMLPMTVTKMPFVPQRYYRGK
- a CDS encoding helix-turn-helix domain-containing protein, producing MEKSTLDDNPASVITQESQESNIDPLRLGQRIKDIRLELGLTLEEASQKTGLARSTLSKIENEQISPTFQAMQKLAHGLEIGMPQIFEPPKRVLATGRRDITLAGRGKPHPTSTYEHELLATQLSGKKMTPFKTRVRARQFEEFGDWVRHDGEEFLLVLEGSVMLYTEFYEPITLSVGDSVYYDASMGHALVSVSDDDALILWVTAK